Part of the Sandaracinaceae bacterium genome is shown below.
GAAGCTGGAGCGCGGCCGCTTCAAGATGCGCCGGGCCGATGCGACCCAGGGGCGCGAGCACATGGTCGCGTGGTACCAGGCTCACGCGGCAGCCTGGCTATCCAAGCCCGTAGAACGCCTCAAGGCCCGCGTCGGTGTCGACCCCAGGGGCGTCGTCGTCCAGGACCTCGGCTACCGCTGGGGCTCCTGCGGCAAGGGCCGCAAGCTCTACTTCCACTGGCGCTCGATCCTGCTCCCGCCGAGAATCGTCGAGTACATCGTCGTTCACGAGCTGGTCCACCTGCGCGAACCGCACCACACGGCTGAATTCTGGACGCGGGTGGAGCGCGCGATGCCCGATTTCGGGCAGCGGAAGCAATGGCTAGCTGAGCACGCCGGAGAGCTCGTTACCGTATGAGCCGCGTGCCTGAGACTCATGGGGCCTATCAGAACCGTCTCGCGAGTCGGCAGGAGCCGTAGAGCGATGCCGACCATCTTCTACTCTTGGCAGACCGACGCCCCCAACAATGTGAATCGCTCGTTCATCGAACAAGCACTTGAACGAGCCGTCCGAGAGCTCAACGCCGAGATCGTCGAGGCTGAGCGTGACGAGGTCGAATTGACCCAAGACACGCAGGGGGTCCCTGGGACACCAGACATCGCGGCGTCGATCCTCGCCAAGATCGAGTCCTGTGCTGTCTTCGTGTGCGACGTGTCGCTGGCGCTGAAGGGTGAGAGGGCGAGAGGAGGGACGAGGCTGTGCCCGAACCCGAACGTCATGCTGGAGCTGGGCTACGCCATGAAGACGCGGGGGCAGCATCGGATCCTAATGGTGTGCAACACCGCGTTCGGCCGCATCGAGGACCTCCCGTTCGACCTACGCGGCAAGCGCCCGGTCCCCTATACCGCCGATGCAACAACGGACCTCCCGGAAAGCAGAAGAGCCCTTGCGAGGGTCCTGACAAGGCGGATTCAGGAGATCTTCAGTATCGAGGAGCCGGGCGCTCCCGCCTTGAGCCCCGTGGATCTCGCACTCGAGGCGATCGCGTCGCAGGCGACGAACCGCAAGGCGCTTGTCAGAACGGCGATGGTGGACCTACTTGCTCGTCTGGACGCGCTCAACCTGTCACCCGACAGCACACAAGCCAGCGAGGACGAACTATATCGGGTCTTGGAGTCATCAAAGGATGTACACGAGCAGTTCTTCGAGCTCGCCCTCCGGATTGAGGAGTACGAGGATCACCAGGCTCTCGATGGTGTGATTCAGGGCTTTCAGGAGTTGGCGCAACGCTTCAACGTTCGAAATGGCCACAAGGGCGTGAACCCCGTCGCATGGTTCGAACTCTACTACGCAACCGGACGGATCTGGCTGCTTCTCGCGACGACCGCTATCTACCGGCGTCAGTCGTGGAGTCTGCTGTCGAGGCTCTTCGGCGCGAGGATTCAGGTTGCCAACCCGCGTCGCCATCACGCTCCAGGCTGGCACTCAATAATGTACCTAAATGTGCGCAGCGACTATCTCAGCAGGCTTGGACGAGCCCGGGGCCGGACCTCGCTCTTTGCCGACCTGTTGAAGGCTTGGGCAGATGAGAAGGGGGCCTCACTGCCGTCGATCGGGGAGCTGATCGACACCGACCTGGTCCTCGCGCTATCGCACCGCGGCGAGTGGATCCGCTGGTGGCCCGAGACCGTTGTCTATGCTGCCCACGCGGACCCACTTCTCGTGCACGCGCTTCAAGACGGCGCGTTCGTGGCCGAGCTCGTCCAGGCGATGGGGATCAGCGTGGAACAGCTGCGCGCGCACATGA
Proteins encoded:
- a CDS encoding SprT family zinc-dependent metalloprotease, yielding MTLETLTVGDLEFELRRSARRRSVQVTVDRGGELILSAPNECSVATMEDFVKAKRFWIYTKLAEKEALHPQVSRKQYVSGEGFPYLGRSYRLLLVNDQNVPLKLERGRFKMRRADATQGREHMVAWYQAHAAAWLSKPVERLKARVGVDPRGVVVQDLGYRWGSCGKGRKLYFHWRSILLPPRIVEYIVVHELVHLREPHHTAEFWTRVERAMPDFGQRKQWLAEHAGELVTV